The following are from one region of the Actinopolyspora halophila DSM 43834 genome:
- a CDS encoding AAA family ATPase, producing MFGRRALVERVRSGALSGRVPLTVLTGEVGSGRSAVLSALAGELAAADARVVSVRVGEHERTTPYGLLYRVLTALEPSAGQGGHVDRDSVLGVVARLSADAARGGSGEVPAQLANTVFSLVRGHAPLTVLIDDAQWVDGATASLLDRFVRLLAGQGCSIVATWRLGRSAQQDGRRLAVEVDRLVADGLARHVPLRPLTRAQSAEFLAESVRAVPDSELVDRMHTATRGNPAALRSMVELHQQAGVLRVVDRHAYTRSGVEWPPLPERHPLPASIYEAGSVCWSVARAMAVLAPLGESAVELAAEALDLASGTVRAALDALVADRVLVGSRGTRWRFRIPAVRDALESCLGPYERRRLCALAATAVWDGAVEPVEEHFLPDRLADAGALVDPQRSAEVLLARSGEVMFTDGLHAVRWLRAVLDRVVDPEQRAVAMRMYSAACGIHSRMAEAADGARATLVEHADRLSVEMAQEIAIVYVNGLAACERWSELDRLARGEAPPVPGGRANELVTRGFTLIMQGRWAEGARLLERNRQLWSEANPVTADFGDMFRGGAGVLLGQPDVLRRFLRDPGLWRAWDFPQHRFEQARYEVNMLLLLGELDEAMRVLDARGLTFEQLQSSDRSLLRLLRGEHSTGLDIARRSIAEGSYSARPLALMAMAHDAAGVLIGRGWLSRGRQLTGMVRGRHLDHVFDHVDAWVLHAIGETSEADELLRTGLRSADERGFVLGTEWMWSDLAVREHCRGDLDGAEECVRRGGLVAEALGTGRAEITWLLSRALVRGDRQAGRDAVRLARERAMPDEMAWTFVRAALSGVDTARLLTEAYEIFGELDALLWRARMRRIMRDHDVSVPGRSAATAENERLLAVLVTEGLGNRQLATVFGTSEKSVEGRLTRMFARTGYRSRVELAAAMLTGEYTP from the coding sequence ATGTTCGGCAGGCGGGCGCTGGTCGAACGGGTGCGTTCCGGCGCGTTGTCCGGCCGCGTCCCGTTGACGGTGCTCACCGGTGAGGTGGGCAGCGGGCGTTCGGCGGTGTTGAGCGCCCTCGCCGGAGAGCTCGCCGCGGCGGATGCCCGGGTGGTGTCGGTGCGGGTCGGTGAGCACGAACGAACCACCCCCTACGGTCTGCTGTACCGGGTGCTCACCGCTCTCGAACCGTCCGCGGGACAGGGGGGACACGTCGACCGGGACTCGGTGCTGGGGGTCGTTGCCAGGCTCAGCGCCGACGCCGCTCGGGGCGGCTCCGGTGAGGTTCCCGCCCAGCTGGCCAACACCGTGTTCTCCCTGGTGCGTGGCCACGCGCCGCTGACCGTGCTGATCGACGACGCGCAGTGGGTCGATGGCGCCACCGCCTCGCTGCTCGACCGGTTCGTGCGCCTGCTCGCCGGGCAGGGGTGTTCGATCGTGGCGACGTGGCGGCTGGGCCGCTCCGCCCAGCAGGACGGGCGACGGCTCGCCGTCGAGGTGGATCGGCTGGTGGCCGACGGGCTCGCCCGGCACGTCCCGCTGCGTCCCTTGACCCGGGCGCAGAGCGCGGAGTTCCTCGCCGAGTCGGTCCGGGCCGTGCCGGATTCCGAGCTCGTCGACCGGATGCACACGGCGACCCGGGGCAATCCCGCGGCGTTGCGTTCGATGGTCGAGCTGCACCAGCAGGCCGGGGTGCTGCGGGTGGTGGACCGGCACGCCTACACCCGGTCCGGGGTGGAGTGGCCGCCCTTGCCCGAGCGGCATCCGTTACCGGCCTCGATCTACGAGGCCGGTTCGGTGTGCTGGTCGGTGGCTCGGGCGATGGCCGTGCTCGCCCCGCTCGGGGAGAGCGCGGTCGAGCTGGCGGCCGAGGCGCTCGACCTCGCTTCGGGAACCGTGCGTGCCGCGTTGGACGCGCTGGTGGCCGACCGGGTGCTGGTCGGCTCGCGCGGGACGCGGTGGCGGTTCCGGATCCCGGCGGTGCGGGACGCGCTCGAGTCCTGCCTGGGGCCCTACGAGCGGCGCAGGCTCTGCGCGCTGGCCGCGACCGCCGTGTGGGACGGCGCAGTCGAACCGGTCGAGGAGCACTTCCTGCCGGACCGGCTGGCCGACGCGGGCGCGTTGGTCGATCCGCAGCGCTCCGCCGAGGTGCTGCTGGCGCGCAGCGGGGAGGTGATGTTCACCGACGGGCTGCACGCCGTGCGCTGGTTGCGGGCTGTGCTCGATCGGGTGGTCGATCCGGAGCAGCGCGCCGTGGCGATGCGGATGTACAGCGCCGCCTGCGGCATCCACAGCCGGATGGCCGAGGCCGCCGACGGGGCTCGGGCGACGTTGGTCGAGCACGCCGACCGGTTGTCGGTCGAGATGGCCCAGGAGATCGCGATCGTGTACGTGAACGGTCTCGCCGCGTGCGAGCGTTGGTCGGAGTTGGACCGGCTGGCGAGAGGGGAGGCGCCGCCGGTTCCCGGCGGACGGGCGAACGAACTGGTCACCAGGGGGTTCACCCTGATCATGCAGGGCCGTTGGGCCGAAGGGGCCCGGTTGCTGGAGCGGAACCGGCAGCTGTGGTCGGAGGCGAATCCGGTCACCGCCGACTTCGGGGACATGTTCCGCGGGGGTGCCGGGGTACTGCTGGGGCAGCCGGACGTTCTGCGCCGGTTCCTGCGGGATCCGGGGTTGTGGCGTGCGTGGGACTTCCCGCAGCACCGTTTCGAGCAGGCGCGTTACGAAGTCAACATGCTCCTGCTGCTCGGGGAGCTGGACGAGGCTATGCGGGTGCTCGACGCGCGGGGGCTCACCTTCGAGCAGTTGCAGAGCTCGGACCGGTCGTTGCTCCGGCTGCTGCGGGGGGAACACTCGACGGGACTGGACATCGCGCGCCGCAGCATCGCAGAGGGGAGCTACTCGGCACGTCCGCTGGCCCTGATGGCGATGGCCCACGACGCGGCCGGAGTGCTGATCGGGAGGGGCTGGTTGAGCCGGGGCCGGCAACTGACCGGGATGGTTCGGGGCAGGCATCTCGATCACGTGTTCGACCACGTCGACGCGTGGGTGCTGCACGCGATCGGGGAGACGTCCGAGGCGGACGAGCTGCTGCGGACCGGACTGCGCTCGGCCGACGAGCGCGGCTTCGTGCTGGGGACCGAGTGGATGTGGTCCGATCTCGCCGTCCGCGAGCACTGCCGAGGCGACCTTGACGGCGCCGAGGAGTGCGTCCGGCGAGGTGGTCTGGTCGCCGAGGCGCTGGGCACCGGTCGGGCGGAGATCACCTGGCTGCTCTCCCGCGCCCTGGTCCGCGGCGACCGGCAGGCTGGACGGGACGCGGTGCGCCTGGCACGTGAGCGCGCGATGCCGGACGAGATGGCCTGGACGTTCGTCCGGGCGGCCCTGTCCGGTGTTGACACGGCACGGCTGCTGACCGAGGCCTACGAGATCTTCGGCGAGCTCGACGCGCTGTTGTGGCGCGCCCGGATGCGCCGGATCATGCGCGACCACGACGTCTCCGTGCCGGGACGCAGCGCGGCCACGGCGGAGAACGAGCGGCTGCTCGCGGTGCTGGTCACCGAGGGACTGGGCAACCGCCAGCTGGCGACGGTGTTCGGCACCAGCGAGAAGAGCGTGGAGGGCAGGCTCACCCGGATGTTCGCCCGGACCGGCTACCGCTCGCGGGTGGAGCTGGCCGCGGCCATGCTCACCGGCGAGTACACCCCGTGA